One region of Syntrophobacter fumaroxidans MPOB genomic DNA includes:
- the ffh gene encoding signal recognition particle protein — protein MFDNLSDKFQRIFKNLRGQGKLTEENIREALREVRMALLEADVHYKVAKDFVTGIAERAVGQEVMTSLTPGQQVIKIVNEALTDLMGGQSEPLRLIGKPPVCLLMVGLQGSGKTTTTAKLARKLVQEHRKPCLVPADVYRPAAIEQLVTLAGQINLPVYPSTVRQKPEEIAREAQGYAREHNCDTLIVDTAGRLHIDTELMGELGRLKEILQPAEILLVADAMTGQDAVQVASAFHETLGLSGVILTKLDGDARGGAALSIRAVTRCPIKFIGLGEKLDALEVFHPDRMSSRILGMGDVLSMIEKAQEAFDEKEALAMAKKFREDTFSLEDFRNQLRQVKKLGSLEQILGMLPGMGKLKELKKLQVDEKEFVRMEAIINSMTRGERRNADIINAGRRKRIADGSGTSVQEVNRLLKSYSEARRMMRQMMGGGGSAPATRKKKGKGKHKRAFFPF, from the coding sequence ATGTTTGACAATCTGTCGGATAAGTTTCAACGAATTTTTAAGAATCTGCGCGGCCAGGGAAAACTGACCGAGGAGAATATTCGGGAGGCCTTGCGAGAGGTCCGGATGGCGCTCCTGGAAGCCGACGTCCACTACAAAGTGGCCAAGGATTTCGTGACCGGGATCGCGGAGCGCGCGGTCGGCCAGGAGGTGATGACCAGTCTCACGCCGGGCCAGCAGGTGATCAAGATCGTCAACGAGGCGCTGACCGACCTCATGGGCGGGCAGTCCGAACCGCTTCGCCTGATCGGAAAACCTCCGGTCTGCCTGCTCATGGTGGGGCTTCAGGGCTCCGGGAAGACGACCACCACCGCAAAGCTTGCCCGAAAGCTCGTGCAGGAGCACCGGAAGCCCTGCCTGGTGCCCGCCGACGTCTATCGACCGGCCGCCATCGAGCAACTGGTGACTCTGGCGGGACAGATCAACCTGCCGGTGTATCCCTCGACGGTCCGTCAAAAGCCCGAGGAGATCGCCCGGGAAGCCCAGGGTTACGCCCGGGAGCACAACTGCGATACGCTGATTGTGGATACCGCCGGACGGCTGCACATCGACACGGAACTCATGGGCGAACTCGGCCGTTTGAAGGAGATTCTGCAGCCGGCGGAAATCCTCCTGGTGGCTGACGCCATGACCGGCCAGGACGCGGTCCAGGTGGCGAGCGCGTTTCATGAAACACTCGGTCTCAGCGGGGTGATCCTGACCAAGCTCGACGGCGACGCCCGCGGAGGCGCCGCTCTGTCCATCCGGGCCGTGACGCGGTGCCCGATCAAGTTCATCGGACTTGGCGAAAAGCTGGATGCCCTGGAAGTCTTCCATCCCGACCGGATGAGCTCGCGGATACTGGGGATGGGAGATGTGCTGTCGATGATCGAGAAGGCCCAGGAGGCCTTCGATGAAAAAGAAGCCCTGGCAATGGCGAAGAAATTCCGGGAGGATACCTTCTCTCTGGAAGATTTTCGCAACCAGTTGCGCCAGGTGAAGAAACTGGGGTCCCTGGAACAGATCCTCGGGATGCTCCCGGGCATGGGAAAGCTCAAGGAGCTGAAGAAACTGCAGGTGGACGAGAAGGAGTTCGTCCGCATGGAAGCGATCATCAATTCCATGACCCGGGGCGAGCGCAGGAATGCGGACATCATCAATGCCGGCCGTCGCAAGCGTATTGCCGACGGCAGCGGAACATCGGTCCAGGAGGTGAACCGGCTGCTCAAGAGCTACTCGGAAGCCCGGCGCATGATGCGGCAGATGATGGGCGGCGGGGGTTCCGCTCCGGCGACCAGGAAGAAGAAAGGGAAGGGAAAGCACAAGAGAGCATTTTTTCCTTTTTAA
- the rpsP gene encoding 30S ribosomal protein S16 has protein sequence MAVRIRLARGGRKKRPFYRIVVASSEAPRDGRFIERIGTYNPLPDTAEVKIDSDRLQYWLQQGAKPTDTVRNLIQKYGGQAVTEAS, from the coding sequence ATGGCAGTGCGTATACGTTTGGCACGTGGAGGAAGAAAGAAAAGGCCTTTCTACAGGATCGTGGTCGCGTCATCCGAGGCGCCTCGAGACGGTCGTTTCATTGAACGCATTGGTACCTACAACCCCTTGCCGGACACGGCCGAAGTGAAAATCGATTCCGACAGGCTTCAGTATTGGCTTCAGCAGGGTGCGAAACCCACCGACACGGTGCGCAATCTGATTCAGAAATATGGTGGACAAGCAGTCACTGAAGCCTCGTAG
- a CDS encoding KH domain-containing protein, whose protein sequence is MLKELIEFMARALVDSPEKVKVSEIEGEQTSVIELRVAKEDLGKVIGKQGRTARAMRTILSAASTKIRKRAVLEIIE, encoded by the coding sequence ATGTTGAAGGAATTGATCGAATTTATGGCGCGAGCTTTAGTGGATAGTCCTGAGAAAGTGAAAGTATCGGAAATTGAAGGTGAGCAGACTTCGGTGATCGAATTGAGGGTAGCCAAAGAGGATCTCGGCAAGGTGATTGGCAAGCAGGGGCGCACGGCTCGTGCCATGCGCACCATTTTGAGCGCCGCTTCGACCAAGATACGAAAACGGGCTGTTCTGGAGATCATTGAGTAA
- the rimM gene encoding ribosome maturation factor RimM (Essential for efficient processing of 16S rRNA), with protein MSKTVEPACLVPVGKVTRTHGIRGALKIFPYGESLAAQAAGERFFLRSKNGGYCTLTLIGLRAQGRMLVCGFEEIKDVNGAQPFVGEEIFLPEDRLPPVSEGEYYHYRLIGLDIVTLDGESLGVLRKIIETGGNDVYVAEREGREILIPAIEDVIREIDLERKRMVVDLPEGLVDA; from the coding sequence TTGAGTAAGACGGTGGAACCAGCCTGCCTCGTTCCGGTGGGTAAGGTCACACGCACTCACGGGATTCGCGGGGCTTTGAAAATTTTTCCCTATGGAGAAAGCCTCGCCGCGCAGGCGGCCGGGGAGAGGTTTTTTCTGCGCTCGAAAAATGGGGGTTACTGCACCCTCACATTGATCGGCCTCCGGGCGCAGGGCAGAATGCTGGTGTGCGGATTTGAAGAAATCAAGGACGTCAATGGGGCACAGCCGTTCGTAGGAGAAGAGATCTTCCTGCCTGAAGACCGACTCCCGCCCGTTTCCGAAGGAGAGTATTACCACTACCGGCTCATCGGACTCGATATCGTGACCCTGGACGGCGAATCGCTGGGCGTTCTGCGCAAGATCATCGAAACCGGCGGCAACGATGTCTACGTGGCGGAGCGTGAGGGGCGGGAAATACTCATTCCGGCCATTGAGGACGTGATCCGGGAAATCGACCTGGAGCGGAAACGAATGGTGGTCGATCTGCCGGAAGGGTTGGTTGACGCATGA
- the trmD gene encoding tRNA (guanosine(37)-N1)-methyltransferase TrmD, protein MIFDILTIFPGMFDAPLGESILGKARERGLVEIRVHNIRDHAFDKHQMTDDRPFGGGEGMVMKPEPIVAAVEAVAGEGPEAPVALLTPAGRLFTQDLAARLSLLPRLILICGRYEGVDERIAEHFADETISIGDYVLTGGELAAMVVVDAVTRLIPGVLGNASSAAAESFTEPILEYPQYTRPQEFRGHPVPDVLLSGHHEAIRRWRRGQALLRTKRLRPDLFARLEISAEDLELLREAERPQAPNPLRVAG, encoded by the coding sequence ATGATCTTTGACATTCTGACCATTTTCCCCGGCATGTTCGATGCGCCGCTGGGGGAAAGCATTCTCGGAAAAGCCCGGGAGCGCGGGTTGGTCGAGATTCGCGTGCACAACATACGCGACCATGCCTTCGACAAGCACCAGATGACCGACGATCGTCCTTTTGGCGGCGGGGAGGGTATGGTCATGAAGCCCGAACCCATCGTCGCCGCCGTCGAGGCGGTGGCCGGGGAAGGCCCCGAAGCGCCGGTGGCGCTGCTCACCCCCGCGGGAAGGCTGTTCACCCAGGACTTGGCCGCAAGGCTGAGCCTGCTGCCGCGGTTGATCCTGATCTGCGGGCGTTACGAGGGGGTGGATGAGCGTATTGCCGAGCACTTTGCCGATGAAACGATTTCCATCGGGGATTACGTATTGACCGGAGGTGAGCTGGCAGCCATGGTGGTGGTGGATGCCGTCACACGACTGATTCCCGGAGTTCTGGGCAATGCGTCTTCGGCTGCGGCGGAGTCCTTTACCGAACCGATCCTGGAGTATCCGCAGTACACGAGACCCCAGGAATTTCGCGGCCACCCGGTTCCCGATGTGCTGCTGTCGGGGCATCACGAAGCCATCCGACGCTGGCGGCGCGGGCAGGCCCTGCTGCGTACGAAACGGCTCAGGCCCGATTTGTTTGCGCGACTGGAAATCTCGGCGGAGGACCTGGAACTGCTGCGGGAGGCGGAGCGGCCTCAGGCACCGAATCCGCTCCGTGTCGCGGGATAG
- a CDS encoding RNA methyltransferase: MARLYAALVHYPVLNRRGEIIASAITNLDLHDLARAGRTYDVRACYVVTPLRDQQALSERLLKHWNEGIARELLPERVEALRRIKVVEDIRAAADDIASVHGLRPGIWATTAGKGERRLTHREARRLLVEDAKPYLLLFGTGWGLAPAVFDQVDAVLEPIAGMNGYNHLSVRCAAAILFDRLLRADQSI, translated from the coding sequence ATGGCGCGTCTGTACGCGGCTCTCGTGCATTACCCGGTGCTGAATCGAAGGGGTGAGATCATCGCTTCGGCGATCACCAACCTCGATCTGCACGATCTGGCCCGAGCCGGCCGCACCTATGATGTGCGGGCGTGTTACGTGGTCACCCCGCTCCGGGACCAGCAGGCATTGTCGGAGCGGCTTTTGAAGCACTGGAACGAAGGGATTGCAAGGGAGCTGCTTCCGGAACGCGTGGAGGCGTTGCGGCGAATCAAGGTGGTTGAAGATATCCGGGCGGCCGCCGACGACATCGCATCGGTTCATGGCCTGCGGCCGGGAATCTGGGCGACCACGGCCGGGAAAGGTGAGAGGCGCCTGACGCACCGGGAGGCGAGGCGCCTGCTGGTGGAAGATGCGAAGCCTTACCTGTTGCTGTTTGGCACGGGATGGGGGCTGGCCCCGGCGGTCTTCGACCAGGTTGACGCAGTGCTCGAGCCGATCGCCGGGATGAACGGTTACAATCATTTGTCCGTACGGTGTGCGGCGGCCATTCTGTTTGACCGCCTGCTCCGCGCGGACCAAAGCATATGA
- the rplS gene encoding 50S ribosomal protein L19, whose protein sequence is MSLIETIERDHMRADIPPFRVGDTVKVHVKIREGDKERIQVFEGVVIRHHRGNMGATFTVRKVSYGVGVERIFPVHSPQLDRIEVLRHGRVRRSRLYYLRKRLGKAARIKERR, encoded by the coding sequence ATGAGTCTGATTGAAACGATCGAAAGAGATCACATGCGTGCCGACATCCCCCCGTTTCGGGTCGGAGACACGGTCAAGGTACATGTGAAGATTCGAGAAGGGGACAAGGAGCGCATTCAGGTATTCGAAGGGGTGGTGATTCGCCATCACAGGGGGAACATGGGAGCGACCTTCACGGTAAGGAAGGTGTCCTATGGAGTGGGTGTGGAGCGTATATTCCCGGTCCATTCACCGCAACTGGATCGAATCGAGGTGCTGCGACACGGGCGGGTGCGCCGGTCCCGGCTCTACTACCTGCGCAAGCGCCTGGGGAAAGCGGCCAGAATCAAAGAGAGGCGCTAG
- a CDS encoding ribonuclease HII: protein MDMLHFEKQAYRQGFQLVAGIDEVGRGPLAGPVVAAAVVVPAGVRLPGVADSKKLSAGQRESCCEDILSCGCDVGIGRVEPSEIDRVNILQATFQAMIAAVAGLKTPPHCLLIDGPYELPLFIAQKGIPQGDAKSLSIAAASIVAKVHRDRLMCEYHLKYPVYGFDRNKGYGTARHLDALRRYGPCPIHRLSFGGVRASEGEGLETAAGRQSSEGKKGRRPRG, encoded by the coding sequence ATGGACATGCTGCATTTCGAGAAGCAAGCCTATCGGCAGGGTTTTCAATTGGTTGCCGGAATCGATGAGGTGGGACGCGGCCCGTTGGCCGGCCCGGTGGTGGCTGCCGCAGTCGTGGTGCCGGCGGGTGTCCGTCTGCCGGGAGTTGCGGATTCGAAGAAGCTTTCGGCCGGGCAGCGGGAATCCTGTTGTGAAGATATCCTGTCGTGCGGTTGCGATGTGGGTATCGGGCGTGTCGAACCCTCTGAAATCGACCGGGTGAATATCCTGCAAGCCACTTTCCAGGCGATGATCGCGGCCGTTGCCGGTCTGAAAACCCCTCCGCACTGTCTCCTCATCGACGGCCCTTACGAACTGCCTCTGTTCATCGCGCAAAAAGGCATTCCCCAGGGGGATGCGAAGTCCCTGTCCATCGCCGCGGCGTCCATTGTCGCCAAGGTGCATCGTGATCGCCTCATGTGTGAATACCACCTGAAGTACCCCGTCTATGGTTTCGATCGAAACAAGGGCTACGGGACCGCACGGCATCTGGATGCTTTGCGCAGGTACGGGCCGTGCCCGATTCACCGCTTGAGTTTCGGCGGCGTGCGCGCGTCGGAGGGAGAAGGGCTTGAAACCGCCGCCGGAAGACAGTCATCGGAAGGGAAGAAAGGGCGAAGGCCTCGCGGCTGA
- a CDS encoding YraN family protein: MKPPPEDSHRKGRKGEGLAADFLASKGCRLVERNFRCAAGEIDLIVRDGKTLVFVEVKSRCGSRFGLPQESVSIAKQRRLTRLALWYLREKRFEGHPARFDVVAVTWSGGKPEVTWIVNAFEALE, translated from the coding sequence TTGAAACCGCCGCCGGAAGACAGTCATCGGAAGGGAAGAAAGGGCGAAGGCCTCGCGGCTGATTTTCTCGCGAGCAAGGGTTGCCGTCTTGTGGAGCGGAATTTCCGCTGTGCGGCGGGGGAGATCGATCTCATCGTCCGGGACGGGAAAACCCTGGTTTTCGTTGAGGTGAAGTCGCGCTGCGGATCGAGATTCGGCCTGCCCCAGGAGTCGGTGTCCATCGCCAAGCAGCGGCGCCTCACGCGCCTGGCGCTGTGGTATCTTCGAGAAAAGCGGTTCGAGGGGCATCCGGCCCGGTTTGACGTCGTAGCGGTGACCTGGAGCGGTGGAAAACCCGAGGTGACCTGGATTGTCAATGCATTCGAAGCGCTCGAATAA
- the rsmI gene encoding 16S rRNA (cytidine(1402)-2'-O)-methyltransferase — MHSKRSNNAGERAGPGTLYVVATPIGNLSDISLRALETLRSVHLIAAEDTRHTRKLLSRHDIHKPLVSYHGHNLERSGRELMERIEAGESVALVTDAGTPGVSDPGALLIAGAVDRGLPLVVIPGPTALIAALVASGLPTHPFVFLGFAPSRGHGRTKFFASHAILTMTLVLYESPKRLARTLEDILTFWGDRRIAVARELTKRHEEVFRGLVSRCREHFSGEVKGELTLVVEGAAEGIIAAEREERDWRGELRLLLDTPGVTLKEAVERIAAARRVPRRTVYREALRGKPRT, encoded by the coding sequence ATGCATTCGAAGCGCTCGAATAATGCCGGGGAAAGGGCAGGCCCCGGCACCCTTTACGTGGTGGCCACCCCCATCGGCAATCTCTCCGACATCAGCCTGAGGGCGTTGGAGACTCTGCGTTCCGTCCATCTCATCGCGGCCGAAGACACAAGACACACGCGCAAACTGCTCAGCCGTCACGACATCCACAAACCCCTGGTGAGCTATCACGGCCACAACCTGGAGCGGAGCGGCCGCGAGCTTATGGAGCGCATCGAGGCGGGGGAAAGCGTTGCCCTGGTGACCGATGCGGGCACGCCCGGGGTGTCCGATCCGGGCGCATTGCTCATCGCGGGCGCGGTGGATCGGGGGTTGCCCCTCGTCGTCATTCCCGGTCCCACGGCGCTGATTGCGGCCCTGGTTGCTTCAGGGCTGCCCACTCATCCTTTTGTGTTCCTGGGCTTTGCCCCTTCCCGCGGACATGGGCGCACGAAGTTTTTCGCATCCCACGCCATCCTGACCATGACCCTGGTCCTTTACGAATCCCCGAAGAGACTCGCCCGGACGCTCGAAGACATCCTCACGTTCTGGGGAGACCGGCGCATCGCCGTCGCCCGGGAGCTCACCAAGCGGCATGAAGAGGTGTTCCGGGGGTTGGTCAGCCGATGCCGGGAGCATTTCTCCGGAGAGGTGAAAGGCGAATTGACCCTGGTGGTGGAGGGCGCGGCCGAAGGGATAATCGCGGCCGAACGGGAAGAGCGTGACTGGCGGGGGGAATTGCGGCTTCTTCTCGATACGCCGGGCGTCACCCTCAAGGAGG